In Phyllopteryx taeniolatus isolate TA_2022b chromosome 6, UOR_Ptae_1.2, whole genome shotgun sequence, one genomic interval encodes:
- the tmem42a gene encoding transmembrane protein 42a produces MVISGSIYALLAGCLGAAASLSAKLSLGADYLKEMCEIGLSSTLDAQHYGPSVCHWLHIPLRLLCIGLMFLCNAVMWTFFSKALRYSSSSARATATSSVGNFIASAILGNLIFGECQAVLWWVGISLTLCGLLLLHGSTPQALPQKEGKTD; encoded by the exons ATGGTGATTTCGGGTTCTATTTACGCATTGCTAGCGGGTTGTTTGGGTGCTGCCGCCTCCTTATCGGCTAAACTTTCTCTCGGTGCAGACTACCTGAAGGAAATGTGTGAAATTGGGCTGAGCAGCACGTTGGACGCACAACACTATGGACCTAGTGTGTGTCACTGG CTCCACATCCCCCTGCGTCTGCTGTGCATCGGCCTGATGTTCCTCTGCAATGCTGTCATGTGGACCTTCTTCTCCAAAGCTCTTCGCTACAGCTCTTCATCAGCACGAGCCACTGCTACCTCTAGTGTGGGCAACTTTATTGCGTCG GCCATACTGGGGAACCTTATTTTTGGAGAGTGTCAAGCAGTTCTGTGGTGGGTGGGCATCTCTCTGACGCTATGTGGGCTGCTGTTGCTTCATGGATCCACGCCTCAGGCGCTGCCACAGAAAGAAGGCAAAACGGACtag